In Candidatus Nealsonbacteria bacterium DGGOD1a, one DNA window encodes the following:
- the tnpA gene encoding IS200/IS605 family transposase, producing MEQEKRDIWRWYHNVSECYYHIQITVKYRKALLNEKVIVAIVESLKGFMERYAIEISHVGFDQDHAHILARFLPKYSGDQVIKIIKSITAREVFRQVPEIKKELWGGEFWTDGYYIATISARGNRKVIERYIQNQGRPKDVSQLRLFEL from the coding sequence ATGGAGCAAGAAAAGCGGGATATCTGGCGTTGGTACCACAATGTTTCCGAATGTTATTACCACATCCAGATTACGGTCAAATATCGCAAAGCATTACTGAACGAAAAGGTGATTGTCGCAATTGTCGAGAGCCTGAAAGGATTTATGGAACGGTACGCCATTGAGATCAGCCATGTGGGATTCGACCAAGACCACGCCCATATTCTGGCAAGATTCCTGCCGAAGTATTCCGGCGACCAGGTTATCAAAATAATAAAAAGCATTACCGCGCGCGAGGTGTTCCGGCAAGTTCCCGAAATTAAAAAAGAACTCTGGGGTGGAGAGTTCTGGACAGACGGCTATTATATCGCTACGATCAGCGCACGCGGTAATAGGAAAGTTATTGAGCGATACATTCAAAACCAAGGCAGACCAAAAGACGTGAGCCAGTTACGATTGTTTGAATTGTAG
- a CDS encoding ISL3 family transposase, translating into MSNPQNNDVNLNVFQIALGLSSPWFVQKTEFSQKEGRLDIHISYPKGSRFICPLCHQEHPIHDYQERVWRHLNFFQFAAYLHAPLPRLQCPKSNNTTITVSVPWARPNSGFTLLFEAFAMELASHMPLAMVERILGIYDNRIMRIVQHYVREARLKVDMSGVNGVSVDETSKAKGHDYITVFSDQKERKVLYITENRDAKTFESFAANLAAHKGDPAKITTACIDLSKAFIKGVTDYLPNAGIVFDKFHVMGYVNNAVDEVCRQERKANPLLNGTRYAFLHSPENTTAKQKKQLENLCKLNLKTVKAYNLKLALKDIYSLTSPYYAESKLKNWYFWATHCRLRPMIEAAKTIKRHWQGVVSYFKDRVTNAFAEAINGIIQTIKRQARGFKNTDNFITLIYLRLGKLHFDLPPVIGLNSH; encoded by the coding sequence ATGTCCAATCCACAGAACAACGATGTTAATTTGAATGTGTTTCAGATCGCGCTGGGTTTATCATCTCCCTGGTTTGTCCAGAAAACCGAATTTTCCCAAAAAGAAGGACGGTTGGATATTCATATCAGTTATCCCAAAGGTTCCCGCTTCATTTGCCCGCTCTGCCATCAAGAGCATCCGATACATGATTATCAAGAACGCGTTTGGCGGCATTTGAATTTTTTCCAGTTTGCCGCTTACCTGCATGCGCCGCTGCCTCGCCTGCAATGTCCGAAAAGCAACAATACCACAATTACCGTTTCCGTTCCCTGGGCAAGGCCAAACAGCGGGTTCACTTTGCTTTTTGAAGCTTTCGCGATGGAATTGGCAAGCCACATGCCTCTGGCAATGGTTGAAAGAATTTTAGGAATTTACGACAACCGCATCATGCGAATCGTCCAGCATTATGTGCGGGAAGCCCGATTAAAAGTGGATATGTCGGGCGTGAACGGAGTCAGCGTCGATGAAACCAGCAAAGCCAAAGGACACGATTATATTACCGTATTTTCCGATCAAAAAGAAAGAAAAGTGCTTTATATCACTGAAAACCGGGACGCTAAAACCTTTGAATCATTTGCAGCCAACCTTGCCGCCCACAAGGGCGATCCGGCTAAAATCACCACCGCCTGCATTGATTTGTCCAAAGCATTCATCAAGGGAGTTACTGACTATTTGCCCAACGCCGGCATTGTTTTCGATAAATTCCATGTAATGGGATATGTTAACAACGCCGTTGATGAAGTCTGCCGCCAAGAGCGCAAAGCCAATCCCTTACTCAACGGCACCCGCTACGCTTTTCTCCATAGTCCGGAAAATACCACCGCAAAACAGAAAAAACAGCTGGAAAACTTGTGCAAGCTGAATCTCAAAACCGTGAAAGCCTATAATCTTAAACTCGCTTTGAAAGACATTTATTCCCTTACCAGTCCATATTATGCCGAATCAAAACTGAAAAACTGGTATTTCTGGGCCACCCATTGCCGCTTGCGGCCGATGATCGAGGCGGCCAAAACTATCAAACGCCATTGGCAAGGAGTTGTTAGCTATTTCAAAGACCGGGTTACCAATGCGTTCGCCGAAGCCATCAACGGCATCATTCAGACCATCAAACGCCAAGCCAGAGGCTTCAAAAATACCGATAATTTTATCACGCTGATTTACTTGCGTTTGGGGAAATTGCATTTTGACCTGCCGCCCGTAATCGGCTTAAATTCACATTAA
- a CDS encoding DNA adenine methylase — translation MIFYSPLRYPGGKSKLAKFIASICEKNNIKGHYVEPYAGGASVALYLLINGNIKKIMINDLDRGIYAFWYSILNNTEKFCRKISNTKITVKNWKKFKEINSNSETADLFDLGFATFFLNRTNHSGIIDGGVIGGENQKGEYKIDCRFNKKNLIEKIELIASRKADIELFNLDALELIKQIQEQSNNENTIFYFDPPYYLKGPSLYLNHYKQDSHKKVSEAIQKIQNSKWIVSYDEAKEIKDLYHDFKTIEYSFLHVAHTVKKANEVLFFSENIEVDLNQNPIKI, via the coding sequence ATGATATTTTATTCGCCATTAAGGTATCCGGGCGGAAAAAGCAAATTGGCAAAGTTTATTGCCTCAATTTGCGAGAAGAATAATATCAAGGGTCACTATGTTGAGCCGTACGCGGGGGGCGCGTCAGTCGCCCTTTATTTGCTAATAAACGGAAATATAAAAAAAATAATGATTAACGACCTTGATCGCGGTATTTACGCTTTTTGGTATTCAATTCTAAACAATACGGAAAAATTTTGCAGAAAAATTAGCAATACAAAAATTACCGTTAAGAACTGGAAAAAATTTAAAGAAATTAATTCAAACAGCGAAACAGCAGATTTATTTGATTTAGGCTTCGCAACATTTTTTCTTAATCGTACAAATCATTCAGGAATTATCGACGGCGGCGTGATAGGAGGAGAGAATCAAAAGGGAGAATATAAAATAGATTGCCGGTTTAATAAAAAAAATCTAATTGAAAAAATCGAACTTATTGCGTCACGCAAGGCCGATATTGAATTGTTTAATTTAGATGCCTTAGAACTTATAAAACAAATACAAGAGCAAAGCAATAATGAGAATACTATATTTTACTTCGATCCCCCGTACTATCTCAAAGGGCCTTCTTTATACTTAAATCATTACAAACAAGACAGTCATAAAAAAGTTAGCGAGGCAATACAAAAAATTCAAAATTCAAAATGGATCGTATCTTATGATGAGGCGAAAGAAATAAAAGATTTGTATCACGATTTTAAAACGATAGAATATTCTTTTTTGCATGTTGCCCACACTGTAAAAAAAGCAAACGAGGTTTTGTTTTTTAGTGAAAACATAGAAGTTGATTTAAATCAAAACCCAATCAAAATCTAA
- a CDS encoding helix-hairpin-helix domain-containing protein, which translates to MDQNCDLRKIPGVGKSIARDLRDIGIRSVADLKGKDPEKLYEQSNRFAGAIQDRCLLYVFREAVYFAETDNPNPEKLKWWNWKDKKTNSARGYSTSARGYSTSLTRV; encoded by the coding sequence ATGGATCAAAATTGTGATTTGCGAAAAATTCCCGGGGTTGGCAAAAGCATCGCGCGGGACTTGCGGGATATCGGCATCCGCTCCGTCGCGGATTTGAAGGGTAAAGACCCGGAAAAGTTATACGAACAATCCAACCGGTTCGCGGGCGCGATTCAAGACAGATGTTTGTTATATGTATTCCGCGAAGCGGTATATTTTGCGGAAACTGACAATCCGAATCCCGAAAAATTAAAGTGGTGGAACTGGAAAGATAAAAAAACAAATTCAGCAAGGGGTTATTCAACTTCAGCAAGGGGTTATTCAACAAGTTTAACAAGGGTCTAA
- a CDS encoding transposase, whose protein sequence is MSIKVEPFGVGNFVHAYNRGNKKGDIFFCKTDYWRFLRALRFFNDERDITRFAQCLGDLIISKKKSLMGVDPFSGHNTFEWQEEWGPQRQLVEIIAYHLSPNHYHLLLREIISGGISKFMKKIGAGYTVYQNIKKKEIGRIFQGQYRGKTVNDEKYLQYLDAYIQVFNAFEIFEGGIEAALNDFDTAFQFAMDYPFSSLGEAFGSRNLGIIKRDCFEKVFGNVNIYKEFCRDALLARNTREFLGKLTIE, encoded by the coding sequence ATGAGTATTAAAGTTGAACCGTTTGGCGTTGGAAATTTTGTTCATGCATATAACCGGGGCAATAAAAAAGGAGATATTTTCTTTTGCAAAACCGATTATTGGCGGTTTCTTAGGGCGTTGCGCTTTTTTAATGATGAGCGCGATATTACTAGATTTGCCCAATGTTTGGGAGACCTAATTATTTCAAAGAAAAAATCTTTAATGGGGGTGGACCCATTTAGCGGACACAATACATTTGAATGGCAAGAGGAATGGGGGCCTCAAAGACAGTTGGTGGAAATCATCGCCTATCATTTATCACCCAATCATTATCATTTGCTTTTAAGGGAAATTATTTCTGGAGGCATTAGCAAATTTATGAAAAAAATAGGCGCTGGCTATACTGTCTATCAAAATATCAAGAAGAAAGAGATTGGGAGAATATTCCAAGGTCAATATCGAGGAAAAACAGTCAATGATGAAAAATATTTGCAATACTTAGACGCATATATCCAAGTTTTTAATGCGTTTGAGATTTTTGAAGGTGGGATCGAGGCGGCGTTAAATGATTTTGATACTGCGTTCCAATTTGCAATGGACTACCCATTTAGTAGTTTGGGAGAAGCATTTGGGTCTCGCAATTTAGGTATTATTAAAAGGGATTGCTTTGAAAAAGTTTTTGGGAATGTAAATATCTACAAAGAATTTTGCCGCGACGCTTTATTGGCTCGCAATACTCGCGAATTTTTGGGAAAACTGACAATTGAATAG
- the rsgA gene encoding ribosome small subunit-dependent GTPase A encodes MERELKLEDLGYGEFFEANRTSLGWDGFAVARVIAEYKGAYRVKNTKGEYSAKITGKQMFAARSREDYPAVGDWAAITDLGGGQAAIRGVLPRKTIIKRKCVGKNDVQIIAANIDIAFAVESVDSDFSLNRFERYFAIANDGGIKTAIILNKIDLIPKEELEEKMARIKTRFGDVDIVATSTLAETGLDTLKRYLEKGKTYCFLGSSGVGKSSLINKLIGKEIIDTKEIDLRTDRGRHTTTSREMYFLENGAPVGEARPTGGGIVIDNPGMREVGMADAGAGIDDLFGEIAALALDCKYPDCTHTHEAGCAVLAAIESGKLDEDKFNNYAKLKTESEFYEMNELEKRRKDRQFGKFLKTAKKQLKAQGHKDY; translated from the coding sequence ATGGAAAGGGAATTAAAACTTGAAGATTTGGGGTATGGGGAATTTTTTGAAGCCAATCGGACGAGTTTGGGATGGGACGGTTTTGCGGTCGCGCGGGTTATCGCCGAATACAAAGGAGCTTACCGGGTAAAAAATACCAAGGGCGAATATTCGGCAAAAATCACGGGAAAGCAAATGTTTGCCGCCCGGTCCCGGGAAGATTATCCGGCCGTGGGCGATTGGGCGGCGATTACCGATCTTGGCGGGGGGCAGGCGGCAATCCGTGGCGTGTTGCCGCGAAAAACCATCATAAAAAGGAAATGTGTGGGTAAAAACGATGTCCAGATAATCGCGGCGAATATCGATATCGCGTTTGCCGTTGAATCCGTTGACAGCGATTTCAGCTTGAACCGTTTTGAAAGATATTTTGCCATTGCCAATGACGGCGGGATAAAAACGGCGATTATTCTTAATAAAATCGACCTGATCCCAAAGGAGGAGTTGGAAGAAAAAATGGCGCGAATAAAAACGCGGTTTGGCGATGTTGATATTGTCGCGACGAGCACTCTGGCCGAAACAGGGTTGGATACATTGAAACGATATTTGGAAAAAGGGAAAACTTATTGTTTCCTGGGATCGTCGGGCGTGGGGAAATCGTCTTTGATCAACAAATTGATCGGCAAGGAAATCATCGACACCAAAGAAATTGATCTCCGCACCGACCGGGGCCGGCACACCACTACCAGCCGGGAAATGTATTTTTTGGAAAACGGCGCGCCCGTTGGCGAAGCTCGCCCGACGGGCGGCGGCATTGTGATCGATAATCCCGGAATGAGAGAAGTGGGGATGGCGGACGCGGGCGCCGGAATTGATGATTTGTTTGGCGAAATTGCCGCGCTGGCCTTGGATTGCAAATACCCCGACTGCACCCACACCCACGAGGCCGGGTGCGCGGTGCTGGCCGCGATTGAATCCGGCAAATTGGATGAAGACAAATTCAACAATTACGCCAAACTGAAAACCGAATCGGAATTCTACGAAATGAACGAGCTCGAAAAAAGACGAAAAGACCGGCAATTCGGAAAATTCCTCAAAACCGCGAAAAAGCAGTTAAAGGCGCAAGGCCATAAAGATTATTAA
- a CDS encoding desulfoferrodoxin, translated as MAQFKEIYKCAVCGNIVEVLRAGAGQLVCCGQPMELQVAKTSDEGTEKHLPALAELPANVCSGKDGVKIKIGAVEHPMTPEHYIEWIEIDTIDGKSGKKFLKPADLPESEFQTRMNIVGARAYCNVHGLWEIKIAAK; from the coding sequence ATGGCACAATTTAAGGAGATTTATAAGTGCGCGGTTTGCGGGAATATTGTTGAGGTTTTGCGCGCGGGCGCGGGGCAATTGGTTTGTTGCGGACAGCCCATGGAGTTGCAGGTCGCAAAAACTTCGGACGAGGGTACCGAGAAGCACCTGCCGGCGCTGGCGGAGCTTCCGGCCAATGTTTGCAGCGGCAAGGACGGGGTAAAAATAAAGATCGGCGCGGTGGAGCATCCGATGACGCCCGAACATTATATCGAGTGGATCGAAATTGACACTATCGACGGCAAATCAGGCAAGAAATTTTTAAAACCAGCCGACTTGCCCGAATCCGAGTTCCAGACCCGGATGAACATCGTGGGCGCCCGCGCCTACTGCAATGTTCACGGCCTCTGGGAAATAAAAATAGCCGCTAAATAG
- a CDS encoding SWIB/MDM2 domain-containing protein has product MAKKVNSAFMKPMTISEELAVIVGKGPMPRSEVVKNLWAYIKKNNLQDPNNKRNINADAGLQAVFGGKKVVNMFEMTKLVSAHLS; this is encoded by the coding sequence ATGGCAAAAAAAGTGAATTCGGCTTTTATGAAGCCAATGACCATCAGTGAAGAATTAGCGGTAATCGTCGGCAAAGGCCCAATGCCCAGGTCCGAAGTCGTCAAAAATCTCTGGGCCTATATTAAGAAGAACAATCTTCAGGACCCGAACAACAAACGCAACATCAATGCCGATGCCGGCTTGCAAGCGGTGTTCGGCGGCAAGAAAGTGGTCAATATGTTTGAAATGACCAAACTGGTTTCCGCCCACCTTTCATAG
- a CDS encoding M15 family metallopeptidase — protein sequence MNKRIGVSFLLSAAIFAVAGAAIAFLASQNYFLRENRKLLENEISQTSRGFAATIKNLNSEINSSEAELALTKQNLAITVAQRDNIGMQYNDAVDKYNQEKIRVDTLNSQVGEIRGSVDALEKLKAIDEELLKKYSKVYFLNENYIPESFSAIDPEYGYNSNADYLVYSKIWPFLKVLLSTARADNVDIKIVSAYRSFGEQSSLKSSYKITYGAGANKFSADQGYSEHQLGTTVDFTTPEIGASFSGFEKSDAYEWLRQNAHQYGFALSYPEDNDYYQFEPWHWRFVGRALAQKLHDENKNFYDLDQREIDQYRISFFD from the coding sequence TTGAATAAAAGAATTGGCGTATCGTTTTTGCTGAGCGCGGCAATCTTCGCGGTCGCTGGCGCGGCAATCGCGTTTTTGGCGTCGCAGAATTATTTTCTGCGGGAGAACCGAAAATTGCTTGAAAACGAAATTTCGCAAACTTCGCGCGGGTTTGCCGCGACAATCAAAAATTTGAATTCCGAAATCAACAGTTCGGAAGCGGAATTGGCGTTGACAAAACAGAATTTGGCAATCACGGTTGCCCAGCGCGATAATATCGGCATGCAATACAATGATGCCGTGGACAAATACAACCAGGAAAAGATCCGGGTGGACACCCTCAACTCGCAAGTCGGCGAGATTCGGGGATCGGTGGACGCTTTGGAAAAATTAAAAGCCATCGACGAAGAACTTCTTAAGAAATATTCAAAAGTTTATTTTTTGAATGAAAACTATATTCCCGAATCGTTTTCGGCGATTGATCCGGAATACGGCTATAATTCCAACGCCGATTATCTGGTTTATTCCAAGATTTGGCCGTTTCTGAAAGTTCTGCTGTCAACGGCGCGCGCCGACAATGTCGATATAAAAATAGTTTCGGCTTATCGTTCGTTCGGCGAGCAGAGCAGTCTGAAGTCGTCGTACAAAATAACTTATGGCGCCGGGGCGAATAAGTTTTCGGCCGACCAGGGATATTCCGAACACCAGTTGGGCACCACGGTCGATTTCACCACGCCGGAGATCGGCGCGAGTTTTTCCGGTTTTGAAAAAAGCGATGCCTACGAATGGTTGCGGCAGAACGCTCACCAGTATGGCTTCGCGCTTTCCTATCCCGAGGACAACGATTATTACCAGTTTGAACCGTGGCACTGGCGGTTCGTGGGACGGGCGCTGGCGCAAAAATTGCACGACGAAAACAAAAATTTTTACGATCTTGATCAGCGCGAAATCGACCAGTACAGGATTTCATTTTTTGATTAG
- a CDS encoding cold shock domain-containing protein encodes MEGTIKTLTERGFGFISREGEAKDLFFHSKELKGVTYDELKVGDTVSFEVIDGDKGPAAVNVSRV; translated from the coding sequence ATGGAAGGTACAATCAAAACACTTACGGAAAGAGGATTTGGCTTCATTTCCCGCGAAGGGGAAGCCAAAGACTTGTTTTTCCACTCCAAGGAATTGAAGGGCGTTACCTACGATGAATTGAAAGTTGGCGACACCGTCTCTTTCGAGGTAATTGATGGCGATAAAGGCCCCGCGGCAGTGAATGTTTCCCGCGTCTAA